The Syngnathus scovelli strain Florida chromosome 18, RoL_Ssco_1.2, whole genome shotgun sequence genome contains a region encoding:
- the shha gene encoding sonic hedgehog protein — protein sequence MLLWIRIVLVAVVCSSLAVSPGMGCGPGRGYGRRRHPKKLTPLAYKQFIPNVAEKTLGASGRYEGKITRNSERFKELTPNYNTDIIFKDEENTGADRLMTQRCKDKLNSLAISVMNQWPGVKLRVTEGWDEDGHHFEESLHYEGRAVDITTSDRDKSKYGTLSRLAVEAGFDWVYYESKAHIHCSVKAENSVAAKSGGCFPATSTVSLQDGTTKPVKDLQSGDKVLAADASGKLLFTDFLTFIDRDSSTRRLFHVVETDAGHRITLTAAHLLFVVDNSTRGASAVFASQVRPGQEVLVPDGARLRPATVARISTKVHVGSYAPLTAQGTLVVDRVLASCYAVVNSHELAHWALAPLRLTHWLSSVLSCAQAPNTTHEDGVHWYSKVLYHLGTWLLESRALHPLGGGGGGGGGGVSS from the exons ATGCTGCTGTGGATCAGAATAGTCCTGGTCGCCGTCGTCTGCTCGTCCTTGGCCGTGTCACCCGGTATGGGATGCGGACCGGGCCGGGGCTACGGCCGCAGGAGGCACCCCAAGAAGCTGACACCTCTCGCCTACAAGCAGTTCATCCCCAACGTGGCCGAGAAGACCCTGGGGGCGAGCGGCCGCTACGAGGGCAAAATCACACGCAACTCGGAGCGATTCAAAGAGCTCACGCCCAACTACAACACGGACATCATCTTCAAGGATGAGGAGAACACCGGCGCCGACCGGCTCATGACTCAG CGGTGCAAAGACAAGCTGAACTCGCTGGCCATCTCAGTGATGAACCAGTGGCCCGGCGTCAAGCTGCGGGTCACCGAGGGCTGGGACGAGGACGGCCACCATTTCGAGGAGTCCCTCCACTACGAGGGCCGGGCGGTGGACATCACAACGTCGGACCGAGACAAGAGCAAGTACGGCACGCTGTCCAGGCTGGCGGTGGAGGCCGGCTTCGACTGGGTCTACTACGAATCCAAAGCCCACATTCACTGCTCGGTCAAAGCAG AAAACTCCGTGGCGGCCAAGTCCGGAGGCTGCTTCCCGGCTACCTCCACGGTGAGCCTCCAGGACGGCACCACCAAGCCGGTCAAGGACCTCCAGAGCGGGGACAAGGTCCTGGCGGCGGACGCCAGCGGCAAGCTCCTCTTCACGGACTTCCTCACGTTCATCGACCGAGACTCGAGCACGCGGCGACTCTTCCACGTGGTGGAGACCGACGCCGGCCACCGGATCACGCTGACCGCCGCGCATCTCCTCTTCGTGGTCGACAACTCCACACGCGGAGCTTCGGCGGTGTTCGCCAGCCAGGTGCGGCCGGGCCAGGAGGTGCTGGTGCCGGACGGCGCGCGGCTCCGACCGGCGACCGTGGCGCGAATTTCCACCAAGGTACACGTCGGCTCTTACGCGCCGCTGACCGCGCAGGGCACGCTGGTGGTGGACCGGGTGCTCGCTTCCTGCTACGCCGTGGTGAACAGCCACGAACTGGCGCACTGGGCCCTGGCGCCGCTCCGGCTCACCCATTGGCTGTCATCGGTGCTCTCCTGCGCGCAGGCCCCGAACACTACGCACGAGGACGGCGTGCACTGGTACTCCAAAGTGCTCTATCACTTGGGAACGTGGCTCTTGGAGTCCCGCGCCTTGCATCccctcggcggcggcggcggcggcggcggcggcggcgtgtcCAGCTGA